Proteins found in one Brevibacillus brevis genomic segment:
- the acpS gene encoding holo-ACP synthase, whose protein sequence is MIIGTGVDIVEIERIATLIKRQESAIKRFLTTDEQQLLQGKAETRQAEMVAGRFAAKEAGAKALGTGIGAVLSFLDMEILPNDSGKPVMTIKNEVYSKLDLDPARVHIHVSISHSQTHAIAQVIVEER, encoded by the coding sequence ATGATCATTGGAACAGGTGTAGACATTGTGGAAATAGAGCGCATCGCTACTTTGATAAAAAGACAAGAGAGTGCAATCAAACGCTTTTTAACCACAGATGAACAACAGCTCCTACAGGGAAAAGCAGAGACGAGACAGGCGGAAATGGTTGCAGGCAGATTTGCTGCCAAGGAAGCGGGAGCAAAGGCTCTGGGCACAGGCATTGGTGCTGTGCTCAGTTTTTTGGATATGGAAATCCTCCCGAATGATTCGGGCAAGCCCGTCATGACCATCAAGAACGAGGTGTACAGCAAGCTTGATCTTGACCCCGCTCGCGTTCATATTCATGTGAGCATTTCGCATAGCCAGACGCATGCGATTGCCCAAGTCATTGTAGAAGAACGATAG